One Solanum lycopersicum chromosome 2, SLM_r2.1 genomic region harbors:
- the LOC101263483 gene encoding copper-transporting ATPase RAN1, with translation MAPSMRDVQLTVTGKSSSAAAEDDIDGSGEEVRLLDSYDEVNLDKLDENLRRIQVRVTGMTCAACSTSVEGALMGVNGVVKASVALLQNKADVVFDPTLVKDEDITNAIEDAGFEAELLSEPAASHTNPHGTVVGQFTIGGMTCAACVNSVEGILKNLPGVRKAVVALATSLGEVEYDSTIISKDDIANAIEDAGFEASFVQSSEQDKIVLGVIGISGEMDAQFLEGILSKLHGVKQFCFDRVSSELEVVFDPEVIGSRSLVDGIEGGSSGKFKLVVKNPYTRMASRDLEESSRMFRLFTASLSLSVPVILMRVLCPRIPLLYSLLIWQCGPFQMGDWLKWALVTVVQFGIGKRFYIAAGRALRNGSTNMDVLVALGTTASYVYSVCALLYGAVSGFWSPTYFETSAMLITFVLLGKYLETLAKGKTSGAIKKLVELTPATATLLVKDKGGKVVGEREIDALLIQPGDILKVLPGTKVPVDGVVVWGSSHVNESMVTGESAPVLKEIDSVVIGGTINLHGSLHIQGTKVGSNTVLSQIISLVETAQMSKAPIQKFADYIASIFVPTVVTMSLLTFFGWYVAGVLGGYPEEWLPENGNYFVFSLMFAISVVVIACPCALGLATPTAVMVATGVGANNGVLIKGGDALERAQKISHVIFDKTGTLTQGNAKVTTVKIFNEMDRGEFLTLVASAEASSEHPLAKAILEYARHFHFFDEPSNTSELQTYSEQAKFSGWLHDVSDFSVLPGKGIQCSIDGKWILVGNRKLLTENGITIPSNVENFVVELEESARTGILVAHDNIVIGALGIADPLKREAAVVVEGLIKMGVKPIMVTGDNWRTARAVAKEVGIQDVRAEVLPAGKAEVVRSFQKGGSIVAMVGDGINDSPALAAADVGMAIGAGTDIAIEAAEYVLMRSNLEDVIIAIDLSRKTFARIRWNYIFAMAYNVISIPVAAGVFFPFLKLELPPWVAGACMAMSSVSVVCSSLYLKRYKKPRLTTILEITIE, from the exons GATGAAGATATTACAAATGCTATAGAAGATGCTGGGTTTGAGGCAGAGCTTCTTTCCGAACCCGCTGCATCTCATACAAATCCACATGGAACTGTAGTAGGCCAGTTCACGATAGGTGGTATGACATGTGCAGCTTGCGTAAATTCTGTTGAAGGTATCCTAAAGAATCTCCCAGGTGTAAGAAAGGCGGTAGTTGCTTTGGCTACATCACTAGGAGAGGTTGAATATGATTCAACCATAATCAGTAAGGATGATATAGCAAATGCAATTGAAGATGCTGGTTTTGAGGCTTCCTTTGTGCAGAGCAGTGAGCAGGACAAGATTGTACTTGGGGTGATTGGTATTTCTGGTGAGATGGATGCACAGTTTTTAGAAGGCATTCTTTCAAAGTTGCATGGAGTTaaacaattttgttttgatcGGGTATCAAGTGAGCTTGAAGTTGTCTTTGATCCTGAAGTTATTGGCTCAAGATCTTTAGTCGATGGCATTGAAGGGGGAAGCAGTGGCAAGTTTAAGTTAGTTGTCAAGAACCCTTATACAAGAATGGCTTCCAGAGATCTAGAAGAGTCCTCGCGCATGTTTCGGCTTTTTACAGCAAGCTTATCTCTCAGT GTTCCTGTGATTCTAATGCGAGTTCTCTGCCCTCGGATACCTCTGCTTTACTCTTTACTGATCTGGCAGTGTGGTCCCTTTCAAATGGGTGATTGGTTAAAGTGGGCTTTAGTGACTGTTGTCCAATTTGGTATTGGTAAGCGTTTCTATATTGCAGCAGGAAGAGCGCTTCGAAATGGTTCCACAAACATGGATGTTTTGGTTGCATTGGGAACTACAGCTTCCTATGTTTATTCTGTATGTGCATTACTTTATGGTGCAGTTTCTGGGTTCTGGTCTCCAACTTATTTTGAAACAAGTGCCATGTTAATCACATTTGTACTTCTGGGGAAGTACTTGGAAACTCTTGCTAAAGGAAAGACATCGGGTGCTATCAAAAAACTTGTCGAGCTTACTCCAGCTACAGCTACACTGCTTGTCAAAGACAAAG GTGGAAAAGTTGTTGGAGAAAGAGAGATAGATGCTTTATTGATTCAGCCTGGCGATATATTAAAAGTACTTCCTGGTACAAAAGTTCCTGTGGATGGTGTTGTTGTATGGGGTTCAAGCCATGTGAATGAGAGTATGGTCACTGGAGAATCTGCTCCTGTTCTGAAAGAGATTGATTCGGTGGTGATTGGAGGTACAATCAATTTACATGGTTCTCTTCACATACAGGGCACAAAAGTAGGTTCGAACACAGTTTTGAGTCAGATAATATCTCTGGTTGAGACAGCACAGATGTCAAAGGCCCCCATTCAGAAGTTTGCCGACTAT ATCGCAAGCATTTTTGTTCCTACAGTTGTTACTATGTCCTTATTAACATTCTTTGGATG GTATGTTGCTGGGGTTCTTGGAGGCTATCCAGAAGAATGGCTTCCAGAAAATGGCaattattttgtgttttctCTGATGTTTGCAATATCTGTTGTGGTTATTGCATGTCCTTGTGCACTTGGTTTGGCTACCCCCACTGCTGTTATGGTTGCGACAGGGGTTGGCGCCAACAATGGTGTGCTGATAAAGGGAGGAGATGCATTGGAGAGGGCACAGAAGATTAGTCATGTGATATTTGATAAGACAGGCACTTTGACCCAGGGAAATGCTAAAGTCACAACAGTCAAAATTTTCAATGAGATGGATCGTGGAGAATTCCTTACTTTGGTAGCTTCTGCAGAG GCTAGCAGTGAACACCCCTTGGCTAAAGCCATCCTGGAATACGCTCGTCATTTCCATTTCTTTGACGAGCCTTCTAATACCAGCGAGTTACAGACTTACAGTGAACAGGCTAAGTTTTCTGGATGGCTTCATGATGTATCAGATTTCTCTGTTTTGCCTGGGAAAGGTATACAGTGCTCCATAGATGGAAAATGGATTTTG GTTGGCAACCGGAAGCTTCTTACCGAAAATGGGATAACTATACCTTCCAACGTAGAGAATTTTGTGGTAGAATTGGAAGAAAGTGCAAGGACTGGCATACTTGTTGCTCatgataatattgtaattgGAGCTCTGGGGATAGCAGACCCACTAAAGAGAGAAGCGGCTGTTGTTGTAGAGGGCCTTATAAAAATGGGTGTCAAACCAATCATGGTTACTGGTGATAATTGGAGAACAGCTCGTGCAGTTGCTAAGGAG GTCGGTATTCAGGACGTTAGAGCAGAGGTGTTGCCAGCAGGGAAAGCTGAGGTCGTCCGCTCATTTCAAAAAGGAGGCAGTATAGTTGCTATGGTAGGTGATGGAATCAATGACTCACCTGCATTAGCTGCTGCTGATGTTGGTATGGCAATTGGAGCAGGAACTGATATTGCAATAGAAGCTGCAGAATACGTGTTGATGAGGAGCAACTTGGAGGATGTCATCATTGCCATAGACCTCTCAAGAAAGACATTTGCGCGGATTAGGTGGAATTACATCTTTGCCATGGCGTACAATGTGATTTCCATCCCCGTGGCTGCTGgggttttcttcccttttctaaAACTGGAGTTGCCACCATGGGTAGCTGGTGCATGCATGGCAATGTCATCTGTAAGTGTTGTATGTTCATCTCTGTATCTAAAGAGATACAAGAAACCCAGACTTACCACTATCTTGGAAATAACTATAGAGTAG